A region from the Leishmania panamensis strain MHOM/PA/94/PSC-1 chromosome 20 sequence genome encodes:
- a CDS encoding hypothetical protein (TriTrypDB/GeneDB-style sysID: LpmP.20.4850), whose amino-acid sequence MTELMSHGSSGAAAPESSLVLPLPSSVAHAAPAGPIAGARRRPSDGAVAAGDGLADGAPVSGSGGATRQSVTPPEPAASTDTQPFLRQRRLPSILLDTWEFRKLAAEGSVLANAMVSYDVDGDGLEEVILGTTEGLLCVVKPDCREPLFLRVVAATISVVLYAPIQSRLVLITLEGHCEVIDHFLKLTQQPQQRAGSEPASMSTASPADGGDGGAASAGGQPYQQADSANSLPLTSASLNGGYRSAGGARGSGATASSHSTGRSPSAEAAMPTKVFHIPSNCLCADLSPERDADLVFLGSYDRRFYVYSIINGSCLLSLFLHDPITSVKAFTIPTSTADAHLATTSSHIPVYNKRASTQASRCGRSSGSQRTRASSSDGSGALGMPDDSPQEVETMPDRLTKASASSSIPLVFASTPTHLILLPGGLSDIQRWRKLQPKSAHFPLAVQLHSDYPAPTVHPSQQSQPPQTQHEHSGRHSSLDSGGATNVRATLWTPAAVRHRSDDDHPLEGESTVPHPMTGTPLTSSPALRPPLSMPADAGLGGGLEGDTSGGQASSHPRRRGGATTEHWRDSAGVLTGGAQHNSGASVSVATVPAPVAAGVAAGVSLSRSQLRRQASRRAIQAAEMGLPVLVKPLWALRIGSHALDVPLLQTMLSSDGGMGGGFVSAVATAGGLQPSSVTGAIVQEASVVTAAGTTSSRQSYRGRPSFITPVHSSSGGTMVGQLAMSSSVFSVSPPSSVLALHEGAAVSSSICNSAVLRSGTLAPSSLADSVAASPELWHPHGSGLSPEGGEGTVDSYATPTVSAMGVEAEQIIRRSNLHIQFNPPPPRLWQGTPNNSSDDDSQVVGVRRSSSGDDDDDDDAVLLGDEEAFSFVEGAALVMNTDDIADGEQKEDDIGNADYGTATDEDFGFDQPGASTSSVYRSGSDASGRSSNGEVDEAIANGGHHKLTSSLTCHTRHHHGTDAVGPPLLACNLLHKRAESAPTMLLRGTRIASEARNGCGGGLLKTATTTAAVAHLSLLDVAELDCKRCAHRLHRSAAERSRGERGGRGSSRNRHPQASASREHYAQQHHSAYITSPPLGAAASPPHSAEVRLPTSVDVSVGASQVAVAVSCEDGLALELRFSIVRLASLSRSERRLPRGTVRLYDTRKPRRKGGSKVTYNIFLPTSTARKAGTAAALAPLTHRSGSSLASSHQRQYSRSCRHGCRGAGGAPPTTTLMNTPAGDSVASAMGALLATDDTGCSASASTNYPLGNTTDDPAMVDADGEASRNSCGALVPHYGEDAIVLRAQCLWAARLSDSPLVQRARVLCVRDRHPDETFCSVFVAANGTCFVANGGTLSIVECCVNEDCSSFTLITAPFSATPTLPTRANVVTIREAAANTPALAQDGTVNGASAAAMSLNLLRGMMRHTVSCVCVSVDELSVYSFGEANQLWRHPDCSSSTSVPPGTNEPISPLSRCLPNNSCAPVTGTVNAPTGQTAQGMAVTAACALPSTDFEEEVLLRQLAMRLRQHEQHARPPSHHNRGRGAGAASEGEHAVEMDEEVVIRMKEMLLYDYSEQEWEKLQWLEHAST is encoded by the coding sequence ATGACGGAGCTCATGtcccacggcagcagcggagccgCAGCTCCTGAGTCATCTCTTGTTCTTCCGTTACCCTCCTCCGTCGCCCATGCGGCCCCAGCTGGCCCCATAGCGGGCGCACGTCGTCGACCAAGCGATGGCGCAGTCGCGGCTGGCGATGGCCTCGCTGATGGGGCACCAGTGTCaggtagcggtggcgccacACGCCAGTCGGTGACTCCGCCTGAACCGGCCGCGTCGACCGACACGCAACCCTTTcttcggcagcgccgcctgcctTCCATCCTTCTGGACACCTGGGAGTTCCGCAAGCTGGCCGCGGAGGGGTCAGTGCTCGCGAACGCCATGGTCTCGTACGacgtcgacggcgacggACTTGAGGAGGTGATTCTGGGCACGACGGAGGGCCTGCTCTGTGTTGTGAAGCCGGACTGCCGGGAGCCGCTCTTCCTACGTGTCGTCGCGGCGACCATCTCTGTGGTGCTTTACGCACCCATCCAGAGCCGCCTCGTCCTCATTACCCTTGAAGGCCACTGCGAGGTCATAGACCACTTTCTGAAGCTAACTCaacagccgcaacagcggGCAGGCAGTGAGCCCGCCAGCATGAGCACGGCCTCGCCAGCCGATGGTGGGGACGGGGGCGCTGCAAGCGCGGGAGGACAGCCGTATCAGCAAGCCGACAGCGCCAACTCACTACCGCTGACTTCAGCGTCTCTCAACGGCGGTTATCGgtctgctggcggtgctcgcggcagcggtgctacCGCCTCTTCGCACTCCACAGGCAGGTCCCCGAGTGCTGAAGCCGCCATGCCCACTAAAGTCTTTCACATACCGTCCAACTGCCTCTGCGCCGACCTTTCGCCGGAAAGAGACGCCGACCTTGTCTTCCTCGGCTCTTACGATCGACGGTTTTACGTGTACTCCATCATCAATGGATCGTGTCTGCTTTCCCTGTTCCTGCACGACCCCATTACCTCAGTGAAGGCGTTCACTATTCCGACGTCCACGGCAGACGCTCACTTGGCCACGACCTCGTCGCACATCCCCGTCTACAACAAACGAGCCTCTACTCAGGCTAGCAGATGCGGGAGAAGTAGTGGGTCACAAAGAACACGCgctagcagcagcgacggcagtggtgccCTTGGGATGCCGGACGACTCCCCACAAGAAGTGGAAACAATGCCTGACAGGCTGACAAAGGCGTCTGCGTCATCTAGCATTCCGCTGGTGTTCGCCTCGACCCCGACGCatctcatcctcctccctggCGGACTGAGCGATATCCAGCGATGGCGCAAGCTGCAGCCCAAGTCAGCGCACTTCCCcttggcggtgcagctccaTAGCGACTATCCAGCACCGACAGTGCACCCCTCAcagcagtcgcagccgccgcaaACACAGCACGAACACAGTGGCCGGCATTCCTCActcgacagcggcggagcAACAAATGTGAGAGCAACGTTGTGGACACCGGCGGCTGTGCGTCACCGCAGTGACGATGACCATCCGCTTGAAGGCGAGAGCACCGTGCCGCACCCCATGACAGGCACGCCGCTGACTAGCTCTCCTGCTCTGCGCCCACCTCTGTCGATGCCTGCAGACGCCGGCCTCGGAGGCGGTCTGGAAGGTGATACTTCCGGAGGGCAGGCCTCGAGTCACCCAAGGCGACGTGGTGGCGCCACGACAGAGCACTGGCGCGACAGCGCTGGTGTGCTGACGGGGGGTGCGCAGCACAACTCCGGTGCTTCAGTGTCAGTCGCAACGGTGCCGGCACCAGTAGCGGCTGGGGTGGCCGCTGGGGTGTCACTCAGCAGAagtcagctgcgccgccaggCCAGCAGGCGTGCCATCCAAGCGGCGGAGATGGGTCTGCCAGTTCTTGTGAAGCCTCTGTGGGCACTGCGCATTGGAAGCCATGCACTCGACGTTCCACTGCTTCAGACGATGCTGAGCTCCGACGGCGGCATGGGCGGCGGCTTTGTATCAGCCGTGGCTACAGCAGGAGGACTGCAGCCTTCTTCGGTTACTGGCGCCATCGTGCAGGAGGCATCTGTGGTAACCGCTGCCGGCACCACATCCTCGCGTCAGTCTTACAGAGGTAGACCATCCTTCATCACGCCCGTACACAGCTCTTCGGGTGGCACAATGGTGGGCCAGCTGGCCATGAGCTCATCGGTCTTCTCTGTCAGCCCACCGTCGTCCGTGCTAGCGCTACATGAgggcgccgccgtcagcagcagcatctgcaACAGCGCTGTCCTGCGAAGTGGAACTCTCGCGCCATCTTCGCTGGCAGACTCCGTTGCCGCATCACCTGAACTTTGGCATCCCCACGGCAGTGGCCTGAGTCcagagggtggggagggcaCAGTGGATTCCTACGCCACCCCAACAGTATCGGCGATGGGCGTGGAGGCAGAGCAGATCATTCGACGATCAAATTTGCACATACAATTCAATCCACCTCCCCCGCGACTGTGGCAGGGCACCCCGAACAACAGcagtgacgacgacagcCAGGTAGTGGGTGTccgacgaagcagcagcggcgacgacgatgacgatgacgatgcaGTACTGCTGGGCGACGAGGAAGCTTTCAGCTTTGTAGAAGGCGCCGCCCTGGTTATGAACACAGACGACATAGCGGACGGGGAGCAGAAGGAAGATGACATTGGCAACGCGGACTACGGAACGGCAACCGATGAGGACTTCGGGTTCGACCAACCAGGTGCCAGTACCTCAAGCGTCTATAGGAGCGGCAGTGATGCCAGTGGCCGCAGCTCAAACGGCGAAGTCGATGAAGCCATTGCAAATGGTGGGCACCACAAGCTGACTAGCAGCTTGACGTGTCACACGCGACACCATCACGGTACCGATGCTGTCGGACCTCCTCTGCTGGCGTGCAATCTTCTTCACAAGCGCGCAGAGAGCGCCccgacgatgctgctgcgcggaACTAGGATCGCTAGCGAAGCTCGCAacggctgtggcggcggacTGCTGAAAACCGCTACAACAACGGCGGCAGTCGCGCACTTGTCCCTGTTGGACGTGGCAGAGCTGGATTGCAAACGTTGTGCGCATCGACTCCATCGATCGGCGGCCGAGAGAAGTCGAGGTGAGAGGGGAGGTCGCGGATCATCACGTAACCGCCACCCCCAGGCGTCGGCTTCCCGAGAGCACTACGCGCAACAGCACCACTCGGCCTACATCACATCGCCTCCCCTGGGCGCTGCCGCATCACCTCCGCACAGCGCGGAGGTGCGACTGCCCACCTCTGTCGATGTGTCGGTGGGGGCGTCAcaggtggcagtggcagtcAGCTGCGAGGATGGCCTCGCACTGGAGCTGCGCTTTTCAATTGTGCGCCTCGCATCCCTCTCACGAAGCGAGCGGCGACTTCCCCGCGGGACAGTTCGACTATACGACACGCGGAAGCCGCGGCGCAAGGGTGGATCGAAGGTGACGTATAATATATTTTTGCCGACGTCAACGGCAAGAAAAGCGgggacagcggcggcgctggcaccaCTGACTCATCGCTCGGGCTCGTCTCTCGCATCCTCGCATCAACGGCAATACAGTCGAAGCTGTCGTCATGGAtgcagaggtgcaggcgGGGCCCCGCCAACAACTACGCTGATGAACACCCCTGCAGGCGACAGTGTCGCTAGTGCTATGGGCGCACTGTTGGCGACTGATGACACAGGGTGCTCTGCATCCGCCTCAACGAACTATCCTCTAGGGAACACAACTGACGATCCGGCCATGGTTGACGCCGACGGTGAGGCCAGCAGAAACAGCTGTGGTGCATTGGTGCCACACTATGGGGAGGATGCCAttgtgctgcgtgcgcagtgTCTCTGGGCGGCGCGCCTCAGCGATAGCCCGCTCGTGCAACGTGCTCGCGTGCTCTGCGTTCGTGATCGGCACCCCGACGAAACATTTTGCTCGGTGTTTGTGGCTGCGAATGGTACCTGTTTTGTAGCCAACGGCGGCACCCTGTCCATTGTGGAGTGCTGCGTCAATGAGgactgcagctccttcacgCTGATAACTGCGCCATTCTCCGCGACGCCAACGTTGCCGACGAGGGCAAATGTGGTGACAATccgagaagcagcggcgaaCACGCCAGCTTTGGCCCAAGATGGGACGGTGAACGGCGCGTCAGCGGCCGCGATGAGCCTCAATCTTCTCCGCGGTATGATGAGGCACACGGTGTCCTGCGTCTGTGTCAGCGTTGATGAGCTGTCCGTGTACTCGTTCGGAGAAGCAAACCAGTTGTGGCGACACCCGGACTGCTCTAGCAGCACATCCGTCCCCCCTGGCACCAACGAGCCAATCTCGCCTCTCTCACGGTGCTTGCCAAACAACAGCTGCGCACCTGTGACGGGCACCGTCAATGCTCCTACTGGTCAAACGGCCCAGGGGATGGCTGTCACTGCGGCGTGCGCTCTGCCTTCCACGGATTTTGAGGAagaagtgctgctgcgtcagctcGCCATGCGACTCCGTCAGCATGAGCAGCACGCGaggcccccctcccaccatAACAGGggcagaggtgctggtgcggcCTCTGAAGGCGAGCATGCCGTCGAGATGGATGAGGAAGTGGTCATACGCATGAAGGAAATGCTGCTCTACGACTACTCGGAGCAAGAGTGGGAGAAGTTGCAATGGCTTGAGCATGCCTCGACGTGA
- a CDS encoding hypothetical protein (TriTrypDB/GeneDB-style sysID: LpmP.20.4860), which yields MQIPRQTLAPLNVNGAPLSYDTYSAALQITGGGGRAEGSPRASKHLQVSRNGHHPYKHDTLQPSSSSSPSTAAVHVRTVGEQQGDHSGKEHLSLSVGVALHTDAVLAPSDEHVGVNSRTPHVPAPHGNIASSALATCAAPSPHSTRCIEIADVNPQPSVMGATHVSEVAAHSPPSNKPNAPSRRSSIARLREQVKAQQKGKEAAQPANATALTLVCDSNAAATARQGAAVQRGESIEQQLLYSYRPALPSTCLTSSPSPTSAEVTALNRRGIAAEALAMPATLSVGTAKVLPNGLRSPSAITDVGAAPLDYSGLDNEATGLVNNVSPSLHHHEQQQQQCSASLSKRRTADVARGQVGCASQANAPFQALQFLSLAPINTIASPPLSSRSGEPHHLHSPHQRHNLRAGGEEGGNANFLPDSGKDREFYDAAPLRTRSAHTAKAVADGNPIISSSVVSDCDLPSLVVSPFAFMACCAEGTHRSAELHKGFTLHQHLMAVTKYLQWMRGRQQELEQLVSGLQLQVHTQALTLRKAREELVRAQQRPAANPSVLISSQRSMLNSCLDFVSTAASGSKAQYPHDACKALPRDVSIREPLVMDYEDGDGVGRDAREDYAGSDSRARCTRPSHGTQTQRGGSDRNGIRHYARQLRMCASAGQQQPDMANAQSSTSISPTPVRCEQRLVTSAGTATANQTKTAAGVQRRGEKMQTAILGQPKQREEQQGITNCDAHALSGTPQRCRLHRNSLEDVSGVSGDGQVQGNTDGAKGTRFRTSSVPRLSGADTATERGGSLVRHGKSLASSYMHYYSYSRQQPGAAGSAEVSGMSNVPPYQPPNESMSPISSASLDLNDHEDDTDAGHMRQQLFDLTATEISVPPRADGIYFTCRVDQPGADAEVKADLQTSPAASPRSAPSLVSVTYRPSELARTDGGNAAEAVSFTDRVASTRGGASPLDARNPQVHAGNTSVPLLAGGVRLAASLQRPTLVRKSDIAPLTPTVRNCVDEHKVVLPTVTPPSLTALASVSAPSATSNIPSKSDVGQKRHITVPTLSGINLDAPSSHLGVRTSLVVAAPSGSLSVNHSGVHASYDGISMAAPLLKPVAKRSSASMHHPVHMYGYRNANNTIEGRRSGFVRSADYLPDVPGKSGRHRSRSKTRRSTAMRLPSHATSILSPQETADQGVVVPRLGLSPWREL from the coding sequence ATGCAAATACCGCGACAGACACTGGCACCGCTGAACGTAAATGGGGCGCCACTCTCGTACGACACATATTCGGCCGCACTGCAGAtcaccggcggtggtggtcgtgcTGAGGGAAGCCCACGCGCGTCAAAGCACCTTCAGGTTTCCAGGAACGGTCATCACCCTTACAAGCACGACACGCTGCAaccctcgtcgtcgtcatcgcctagtacggctgctgtgcatgtgcggACTGTcggagagcagcagggaGACCATTCAGGGAAGgagcatctctctctctcagtcGGCGTGGCCCTGCACACTGACGCCGTTCTGGCCCCCTCCGACGAGCACGTGGGGGTCAACTCTAGAACACCTCACGTCCCAGCGCCACATGGCAACATAGCATCCTCTGCTTTGGCCACATGTGCAGCGCCTTCGCCTCATTCAACGCGGTGTATTGAAATCGCTGATGTTAACCCTCAGCCTAGTGTGATGGGAGCAACTCACGTATCAGAAGTGGCGGCACACTCACCACCCTCTAACAAGCCGAATGCACCGTCGCGTCGCTCATCAATAGCACGACTGCGGGAGCAAGTCAAGGCGCagcagaagggaaaagaagctGCACAACCCGCCAACGCCACAGCCCTGACCTTGGTATGTGACTCTAAtgccgctgctacggcgCGGCAAGGCGCGGCAGtacaaagaggggaaagtATAGAGCAGCAACTGCTCTACTCGTATCGACCAGCATTACCGAGCACTTGCCTGActtcctcaccctccccgACGTCAGCGGAGGTGACAGCGCTCAATCGAAGAGGAATTGCCGCAGAAGCGCTCGCCATGCCGGCGACGCTCTCGGTTGGCACCGCGAAAGTGCTGCCAAACGGCCTGCGGTCTCCCAGCGCCATCACAGacgtcggcgcagcgccactcgACTACTCAGGGCTGGACAATGAAGCGACTGGGCTGGTGAACAATGTCAGCCCTTCATTACACcaccacgagcagcagcagcagcagtgctcaGCTTCGTTGTCCAAGCGGCGAACCGCCGACGTTGCCAGAGGTCAGGTCGGGTGTGCGTCGCAGGCTAATGCCCCGTTTCAAGCGCTGCAGTTTTTGTCGTTGGCGCCGATCAACACGATCGCATCACCGCCACTCTCAAGCCGCAGCGGAGAGCCACACCACCTGCACAGCCCACACCAACGTCACAACCTCCGAgctggtggagaagagggtggCAACGCGAACTTCTTACCGGACAGTGGAAAGGACAGAGAGTTCTACGACGCTGCCCCCTTACGAACCCGATCAGCGCACACTGCGAAGGCAGTCGCCGACGGTAACCCGATCATCTCTTCGTCAGTCGTCAGTGACTGCGACCTGCCGTCGCTGGTCGTGTCTCCCTTCGCCTTCATGGCCTGCTGCGCCGAAGGTACTCACAGGAGCGCCGAGCTACATAAGGGCTTCACGCTGCATCAACACCTCATGGCCGTTACAAAGTACCTGCAGTGGATGCGAGGGCGTCAGCAGGAGCTCGAGCAGCTGGTGAGcggactgcagctgcaggtgcacacgcaggcactgACACTTCGTaaggcgagagaagagctGGTGAGggctcagcagcgcccaGCCGCCAACCCCAGCGTGCTGATCAGCTCACAGAGGTCGATGCTGAATAGCTGTCTTGACTTCGTGTCGACAGCAGCCAGTGGAAGCAAAGCGCAATACCCGCACGATGCTTGCAAGGCGCTCCCACGCGACGTTAGCATTCGTGAGCCGCTTGTCATGGACTACGAGGACGGTGACGGCGTTGGGAGGGACGCCAGGGAGGACTACGCTGGTAGCGACTCGCGGGCTCGATGCACACGACCATCGCACGGTACCCAAACACAACGTGGTGGAAGCGACAGGAATGGCATCAGGCATTACGCGCGTcagctgcgcatgtgtgcctcagcagggcagcagcagccggatATGGCCAACGCTCAATCGAGTACAAGCATATCGCCGACTCCCGTGCGGTGCGAGCAGCGGTTAGTGACAAGCGCGGGGACAGCGACCGCAAACCAAACGAAGACCGCAGCAGGCGTCCAGAGGCGTGGCGAGAAGATGCAAACTGCAATCTTAGGACAGCCGAAACAGCGCGAGGAACAGCAAGGCATCACAAACTGTGACGCGCACGCCCTGAGTGGTACTCCGCAACGGTGTAGGCTGCACAGAAACAGTCTCGAGGATGTCTCCGGCGTTTCGGGTGATGGACAAGTCCAAGGCAATACCGATGGTGCCAAGGGGACGCGCTTTAGGACATCATCTGTGCCGCGACTCTCCGGCGCAGACACCGCTACCGAACGTGGTGGTTCACTGGTACGACACGGCAAGTCTCTTGCCTCGTCCTACATGCACTACTACAGCTACTCACGGCAGCAGCCCGGCGCGGCGGGCAGTGCTGAGGTGAGCGGGATGAGCAACGTGCCGCCTTATCAACCCCCGAACGAGTCCATGAGCCCAATTagcagcgcctccctcgACCTCAACGACCACGAGGACGACACTGACGCTGGCCAcatgcggcagcagctcttcgaCCTGACAGCGACGGAGATCTCAGTGCCCCCTAGGGCTGACGGGATCTACTTCACCTGCCGCGTAGACCAGCCCGGCGCGGAtgcggaggtgaaggcagaTCTACAAACATCCCCTGCCGCGTCGCCTCgctcggcgccgtcgctggtgAGCGTGACGTACCGGCCTTCTGAGCTCGCCCGGACGGACGGCGGCAATGCTGCGGAAGCCGTGAGTTTCACAGATCGTGTCGCATCGACAAGAGGAGGTGCAAGCCCGTTGGATGCAAGGAATCCGCAGGTGCACGCCGGTAACACATCAGTGCCTCTTTTGGCCGGGGGCGTGCGGCTTGCAGCTTCCCTTCAACGGCCAACGCTGGTCCGCAAGTCAGACATTGCGCCACTGACCCCAACAGTGCGCAACTGCGTGGATGAGCACAAGGTCGTGCTTCCAACTGTAACACCACCTTCCTTGACCGCTCTAGCGAGTGTTTCAGCTCCTTCCGCCACCTCCAACATCCCCAGCAAGTCAGATGTCGGGCAGAAGCGGCATATTACCGTGCCGACATTATCTGGCATCAACCTCGACGCACCGTCATCACACCTGGGCGTGAGGACATCACTCGTAGTCGCAGCGCCCAGTGGAAGTCTCAGTGTCAATCACAGCGGTGTCCACGCCTCGTACGACGGCATTTCCATGGCTGCCCCTCTGCTGAAGCCGGTGGCGAAGCGAAGCTCAGCCTCGATGCACCACCCAGTGCACATGTACGGCTACCGTAACGCCAACAATACGATCGAAGGACGTAGGAGTGGCTTTGTTCGTAGTGCGGATTATCTGCCTGACGTGCCTGGTAAGAGCGGGAGACATCGAAGCAGATCAAAGACACGCCGTAGCACAGCCATGCGGCTTCCATCGCACGCGACAAGCATTCTTTCTCCTCAAGAAACCGCCGATcaaggggtggtggtgcctcGCCTAGGCCTCTCCCCATGGCGAGAGTTATAA
- a CDS encoding hypothetical protein (TriTrypDB/GeneDB-style sysID: LpmP.20.4830), which produces MLTTFLHVVLIVAGLIGLLGIKQRRIRHIPTRRTHITRRNAEGTLWLQRFVNAVLDMLHSALAEQQASESAEAAAARGGASDCYPLTGQVPGAPVENDTSAKFAASAGSDGTVRQDDADSVSSAEVLSELPFLNALKVQLEEQISALLEDKGIASFADFRVKDWGGKPPVIKAVYLSHGGGGSGGSGSSATSTTGASASSFASPATPLPRGLGSMTSMDNIVAGGVASVAQQRAAAGLPLGNTSGLGQQAHKQLQKQHSQMLSPVSGGSFAYSSPEQQNDVSGDALNAAGCSAMSPSMLSSLRYRSSGEEAGVTAVAGAAARERSLPGVMAHSAPLGRSGDVHGGADTNLPAAGPSSVVTAAGVTTARTSRARHTTGTTRSLSVLDAEVEVEYSGNFSVSLNTDLPIARGRYLQVYVSLSDVRMLAAHVRLRLSLEYEPATVESPQPQPYLSGRLWLLSDPMFDAAFHSTLTQYHIRDFFMVPMLVKFFLLRFVRTKLRPSSQMVTSSFSLGTHRRRAGAGVNDSGAAAGGAASGTGGKKNGSGSTGMLDDLKDDAQGGASEESGLSFRVQLPADVVDGGEQCWSSMARDSMSEQPVPFTSAYYAR; this is translated from the coding sequence ATGCTCACCACCTTTCTTCATGTGGTGCTCATTGTTGCTGGACTCATTGGCCTCCTCGGAAtcaagcagcggcgcattCGACACATACCGACCCGTCGCACCCACATCACGCGGCGCAATGCTGAGGGTacgctgtggctgcagcggtTTGTGAATGCAGTCTTGGACATGCTCCACAGCGCTCTGgctgagcagcaggcaaGCGAGTCCGCggaggcagccgcggcacgAGGCGGCGCGAGCGACTGCTACCCTCTTACAGGGCAGGTGCCTGGCGCACCGGTAGAGAATGATACTTCAGCGAAATTCGCTGCGTCAGcgggcagcgacggcactgTGCGTCAAGACGACGCTGACAGCGTGAGCAGTGCCGAGGTGCTATCGGAGCTGCCGTTCCTCAACGCCCTAAAGGTGCAGCTAGAGGAGCAGATTAGCGCGCTGCTCGAAGACAAGGGTATTGCCTCCTTCGCCGACTTCCGCGTCAAGGACTGGGGCGGCAAACCTCCGGTCATTAAGGCAGTGTACCTCTCccacggaggcggtggaagCGGGGGCAGTGGCAGTAGTGCTACGAGTACCACAGGAGCCTCGGCGTCGTCCTTTGCCTCGCCTGCAACACCTTTGCCTCGCGGTCTTGGGAGCATGACCTCCATGGACAACATAGTTGCTGGTGGCGTTGCATCtgtggcacagcagcgcgccgctgcagggtTGCCGCTGGGCAACACGAGTGGATTAGGACAGCAGGCAcacaagcagctgcagaaacAGCACTCACAGATGCTGTCGCCTGTGTCGGGCGGCTCGTTCGCATACTCAAGTCCAGAGCAGCAGAACGACGTCAGCGGGGACGCCTTGAACGCAGCTGGCTGCTCAGCAATGAGTCCGTCAATGCTGTCTAGCCTCCGGTACCGAAGCTCCGGCGAAGAAGCAGGTGTTACCGCAGTTGCAggggcagctgcgcgtgagCGCAGCTTGCCAGGTGTCATGGCACACTCTGCTCCTCTTGGCCGTAGCGGTGATGTGCACGGAGGGGCTGACACGAACTtgccagcagcagggccATCCTCGGTGGTTACCGCAGCAGGAGTGACTACGGCGCGTACTTCCAGGGCGAGGCACACCACGGGCACAACGCGGTCCCTCTCCGTCCTGGACGCCGAGGTCGAGGTGGAGTACAGCGGCAACTTTAGTGTCTCCCTCAACACCGACCTCCCCATCGCGCGCGGGCGGTATCTGCAGGTGTATGTGTCACTCAGCGATGTGCGCATGCTcgccgcgcacgtgcggCTGCGCCTCTCCCTAGAGTACGAGCCAGCCACGGTAGAGTCCCCCCAGCCACAACCTTATCTGAGCGGCAGACTGTGGCTTCTTTCGGACCCGATGTTCGACGCCGCCTTTCATTCCACCCTCACGCAGTATCACATTCGCGACTTCTTCATGGTACCAATGCTGGTGAAGTTCTTTCTACTCCGGTTTGTGCGAACGAAGCTGCGACCTTCCTCACAGATggtcacctcctccttctctcttggtACTCATCGCCGTCGCGCTGGCGCCGGTGTCAATGAtagtggcgccgccgctggtggtgctgcctcgGGAACAGGTGGTAAAAagaacggcagcggctccaCAGGCATGCTGGATGACCTCAAGGACGATGCGCAAGGTGGCGCGTCCGAGGAGTCGGGGCTTTCATTCCGAGTTCAGCTCCCTGCTGACGTGGTGGATGGCGGGGAGCAGTGTTGGTCGTCAATGGCGCGTGACTCGATGAGTGAGCAGCCCGTGCCCTTCACCAGCGCTTACTACGCCCGTTGA